GGTTCAGGCGCCGTGGCAGGGCCAACAGCCCGGGCAAAACAGAACATCTCTCTAGCAACAACACAAAGAAAGAGGAAGAGCAGCGGCAGAAATCACACTGATGTGGAGGAAGAAGAATCTCGGTCTCCGCACAACCACCACCCATCTGAGGACCAAACCGGCCAGCGCCGGTCGACCCACAGACGCCATAGCCCACGGCCTCGACGAGATCCGAGGATCCCCACCCCGCTAGCTCCTAGACGAAGACAAGAGCCCCACCTAACCGTGAATGGGGGCCGAGGAAACTTATTCAGACGTGACGCCGCCCAATGGCCTCGACAACGTCTCCCTCAACCCTAATCCTACGAAGAACCCAACCAATGCACAgatccgaggttccccctccctcccgccgccgaAGCGGCCGGCGAAGGGAGAGGGAACCAGTGGCTGCGCATTCCTATATTCTCTGATTCACTGTTTTACACGTGCATTCCTATCTAATTTCCGTGTTTTTCCTCTTCTTTTCTGCGTTTTTAGAATCGTGTAAAAATTACAAACACGGCTCCCTCAACTCCGCGAGTGTATGTTCATCTGTGGTGGTGTACACGGGCCCATCTGCAGTTTTTATGGGGGTAATAAAACAAATTTAATGCCCTCGCCCATCTGGAGATGTGCCTGGCTAACCTCGGTAGCCACCTTGCATTTGGAATTGCGCTTTACTAAATCCCAATTCTAATCCCCGTTTACACTCGTGCCGTGTTCTTCCCATAAAccttctctccttcctcctcaCCGTCTCCCCCAGATTTGCCTCCCCAGATTCCGTCCCGCTtcgcctcgccggccgccgccgccgcccgcgcgcagCCCTCCCACCGGGGCACGCCCGCCGGCTTTCAATTGGAGGAATtcggatctcctcctcctcctctgctgggCTTGCTTGGAGCGGAGATCCGCCGGGACCTCAGTTTTCGGTAAGGAAACCCTGCCCTCCTCGCATTGCTAGTCGTCTTCTTAGTCTTCCCTTCGCTCCGAGCAAGACCGGCGGTCATGAGACCTGGGCGAGATGCGCTGACGACCGGCAGGGTATCACGCCTGTCCAGTCGACGGGACCCAAAAATGGTGAACTATGGCGGAGGCTGGAGTAAACTATGGCGGATGCTGGAGTAAACTATGGCGGAGGCTCATAGCGATGCCGACGCGCAAGTCGTATTTCTCACATGGGTATAGGGGGGAAGGCTAGTTGAACCCTGTATGCATCTTTAGATTCCGTAGAGCTGCTACTACTAGCCTACTAGGCAGCAAGTTCCATTTCGAGTAACGTTTGTTGTGGAATGTGATGCTCTGGTTGGGACTAACTTCTCAGTGTCCCCAATTTATCCCTTGTGTGAGGATGTCATCCTTCTTATTTGTCAGGACACTATTGCCTCACTGTAAGATCATTGGCAAAGCTATAGCACCGTTAAAATGCCGTTTATTCTGCTGGCTGCCCTGCAGCACCGTCGTTTGACTGTTGTATACGACGTCACCAAGCCTGGGACTGCTGAACACCTTTTCAAGATATGCTCGTGGTCTCGGCTTGTCATCTCTGGCTTGTCGTGTTGCGCTGGGCCTGGCATGGGTGCATATATTGCGATTACTTGTGTTATGCACCTTGTCATTCTGATGCCAGTCCATAGCCTTGTACAGATGTCTGTTTCCATTTTTTATAGCTAGATTGCGCCAAGTGTAGGGGAGAAGGCTAGTTGAACCCTGTATGCATCTTAGATTCCGTAGAGCTGCTACTACTACTATGCAGGAAGCTCCATTTCGAGTAACGTTTGTCGTGGAATGTGATGCTCTGGTTGGGACTAACTTCTCAGTGTCCCCAATTGATCCCTTGTGTGAGGATGTCATCCTTATTTATCAGGACACTATTGCCTCACTGTAAGATCATTGGCAAAGCTATAGCTCCATTAAAATGCCGTTTATTCCGCTGGCTGCCCTGCAGCACCATTGTTTGATGTTGTATGCAACGACACCGAGCCTGGGACTGCTGAACACCTTTTCACGATATGCTCGTGGTCTCGGCTTGGCATCTCTGGCTTGTCGTGTTGCGCTGGGCCTGGCATGGGTGCATATATTGCGATTAATTGTGTTATGCACCTTGGCATTCTGATGCCAGTCCATAGCCCTGAACTGCTGTCTGCTTCCTTTTTTTAATAGCTAGCTTGCGCCAACTGTATTAAATATATGTCTTAGTAATAGGTGTATGACTAATAACTGAGCATGTTGCATACAGACAGCGTGAAAGGGGAAAATTTCTATTTATTCTTAACACTGTATTGACAGAGCATTTCCTTCTTGTTACTACCAAATATGTTAAATAGTTTCAGCAAATACTCATCATGATGTCCCATTCATCTTTCCAATTAACATATTCTTTTATGGTAAAGGATTCGGTTGGATGTGATACTCCAGTTCTGACAATGAATAATTCAGACAAGAAGTCGGTATGCTCCATTCCTAGAAGATcatcagaacggaggaaacagtcCTCTTCTGAGTTGGTTTCTTCAGCTAAAAGGCCAACTCGCCACAATACCTCCAGCAGTTATAAGCCAGATCATTGTTCTCCTCCCAAGAGAACAGTAAGAACAGTCAGGAATGTTAATCTGGCAAAATATATAAAGAACAAGTATTATCGAAGTCCTCTGAGCAAGCGGCAGTCTTCAAATGCTGCTACTGGAAAAAGTGCAACAGGACCAGTCAGGAGGAGGAACCGGAAACGGAGAAGGCACAATACTGATTGTGATGAGGCAACTCGCATGGAAAGAAGGGCGAGATATTTGCTGGTCAAAATAAAATCGGAGCAGAATTTAATAGATGCATACTCTGGAGATGGCTGGAATGGGCACAGGTGTgcaccactctctctctctctctctctctctctctactgtcTATTGCTGGTAAAGGAAAATCTTAAATCCATATAATCTTACATGCAGTAAAAAAGAAAAAAGGTACCTGTAAATAtcttcaattctagcatgaacaaatgTAAAGTATGACACAGTTTTAGCCTACTACAGTTTGTTTAGAACAATTATGCGCATGAATTTATATATGAGGTTTGTAAATATTTTACGCTTTTAAGTCATATGAAAATCCATGTAGTTTTAACCACTTGCTGTTTGTTTCTTATATAGGAGGATCACAATCCGTCCTAAGTTCATTGGTAGTGGCCATTGATGACTGATCTATTAAAAGTAATTATTTGTGGGAAGTACCCATTGGACTTGGTTAGTTGGACAACATGACGTCCGTGTCCCATTTCTTGAGATAATAGAAGTATAGTCGAGTAGCTTTTGTCACTAAGTAGTGTAAGCTAAGTCTGATTTGCCTTTCAATTGTCATGGTAGAATCATGCAAACAGTTCATATTATTGTTCGTTAAGCTATGTTGCACACTTTACTCGTGCTGCATATGACCCCCCTTACTCTTTTTGCTCTTCTGCTTTGAAGTTTCTTACAGTAAAATAAGAGTGCTAGTTATATTAATTGAAGGTGTGCTTTTCCAAACAGCCGAGAGAAATTAAAGCCAGAGAAGGAGCTACAGCGTGCTAAGAGACAGATCATTAAATGCAAAATTGCTATCCGTGATATTATCCATCAACTTGATTTGTATAGTTCTAGTGGGAGCATGGAAGATTCCGTGATGCCTCCAGATGAGTCTGTTAAGTCTGTTAACCCTGATAATGTATGTATATCATCAAATCAGTCAATACTCCCTACTTCCACATGATTATGTAACTGATGGATTATCAATATTCTCTTTGCTAGACTATATGTTCAAGATGCAAGTCTCCTGAATCAGTTCCCAACAATAAATTTATCTTCTGTGAAGGGGCCTGCAAAATGGCGTACCATGAGAAATGTTCAGAACCTCCTCTAGACAGAAGTGGGTAAATTTTTCTCGGTTTTCTTTTCAAACTACTAGGCTGCACATATTTTTGTAACATGCTTATTTGCATCCTTGATTGGTGTAAAGCTTCGCAATTTCACTTTGATCACCTAAACAACACTTCTTCTGTTTCTTATTTTGTCTCTGTGTTTCTTGTGGAAATACAGTAGCAAATGGAATTAAAAGATATCTGTAGTTCTGCACTAATGCAAATTACGCAACTATGTTTTCCAGTACTAAATGATCTCAATTTCATCTTTATTAAATAAGTTTCCAGATTTAGTTGTggttgttttatttttaaaaaattatctCCTAGTTTCTTACTCCCTAGCATATCATCATTGCCTACATTATTAACAATTTTCATGTCATGTTGGTGTTCATAGTTTTATCCATTCAATCCTTTCCTTGTGTGTTGTATCCATTGGACTGATGTAACCATTAGGTAACATCAAATAACTCTGGAAGGTGAGCTCAAATGCTGGAAAACAAATGAACTGTGGAGTCATGCAATACGCAAAAGCTGTTCAATATTTTTGCATGAGGAAATTGTTTAAGAATAATAATCTTAATATTACTCACCTTTAAATGAAAATCAAAGGATGAAATCGAGTAATACTTACCAGGTTAATCTAATTTGCAATAACACACACTCATGCTGTACCTTCCATTCTGACAATTATATATACATTCTTGTTGCCTCCTGTGGTTGTTTACTCCGTATCGAGATGTATTTTTATATTTGTTAATATGGCTTTGTAGATGTTGTAGTCCTAATTAGTTTATGTTTTATAATGTACCTGTCTCTGTATTGTGCAATCTCTCAGGTCTTCCTACTGGTGGTCCTGGATGGCTTTGTAAATTCTGCTTGTGCAAGATGAAAATTTTAGAAGCTGTAAATGCACATTTGGGAACTAGCCTTACAGTGATGTGTCCCTCTAAAGTaagtccccctccccctccttaatTTTTTGTGCATCCATTTCTTTTATCATTTTTACATTGAAGGATGTTATCCTATTCAGACACTGTTGACACTAGCTTTCTATAGGATATTTTTAAGGAAGCAACTAAAGAGGTGGACTCTGAGGATGGACTAGGAGAGGATTGGTTATCTGAGTATTCAGGTGATGAGGACTATGACCCTGAAGAAAATGACTTCACAAGCAGCAGCCTGGATAGTGGTGAAGAAAGTATATCTGATCAGTCCAATTGTTCAGGAAGTCCGCTTTATTCTCCAAACGATGATATTCCAGGCTTTATATCAGCAGATTTCACTGATGCGGAAGGATTCTACCACACCAATTCAAATTTAGGAATTGATTCTGGGGATGATGATGTTGCCGAGATGCTTACCTACCAAAGGCCAAAGAGAGAGGTTGATTATAAAAGACTTAATGAGGTGTATTTTGCTAAGCAGAACATTTTTTATACTTGCAATTCAAGGAACTGCATTTTGAATTAGCCATGTGTCGTGTTTTATTTGCACCTTGAGTAAGTTATTCATCAGCATTACATTGTTTCAACAGGTTGGGGCTTTAACTGCTTTCCACCCTTCACAGGAAATGTTTGGAAAGCTGACTGAGAATGAAAAGCAGAGTGAAGATGAAGATTGGGGTACTAATAATAGGAGAAAGAAAAGAAGAGTGCATTCAGCTGGTGTTGGAGTTAAGTCTGCCGAGGGTTTGTCAGATGTAAAATCAAATGAGAAAGCCCAACCGCAGAGGAGAAAACTCTTTAGAATTCCACCTGAGGCAGTTCAGGTAAACAGTGATAAtaatacaccccccccccccccccccccctgcgcgcGCGTGATAAATGGCTGGAGCTTTGCCTTTTAATTAAGGTACGAACACCTCAAATTTGGGGTAAAACGGTAAAAAGAACCCGTGCATGGTGTGAACTACTCCCAAAAGGAGAAACAACAGACAACAATAGCCACCACATTCTGATCAAGACATCATTGGCCGTCGTATAGGTGAAACTTCTCCCTCCACATGGCGACACACAGCAAACTGTCTAATTGTCCACATACGCGCGCCCAAGTTCCTATCCATTGCCCTTGCTGTGGAGGGACGGGATGGAGTGCAGCCTCATCTTCAGGAGGTGGGCTTGAGGGAGGTGGTTCCGCTGCCTCGAGCACAACCACAATGTGAGCTCGTGTCGCACAAGGGCACAAAGTGGGATCCAATCTGTTACCAGTTGCCTCCGCAATCTCGTGCACCTCCCTCGAGCGCACCTCTTGTGCTGCGCTCCCTTTTGTCCCTCCGCAGAAGGGTGGTTAGACTGCGTCGCTATATGTGTGCCGGAGAAGGGGAGATGCTTGCCTATATGATCACTGATGGTGTCCGACGGATTTTTTACTGGTCTACCCCAAAACTGGTATTTTTATCAAATTGTTTTATtcttaattaaataattaatagtCAGAAAAAAAACCTGAACAAAAGTTTATACTGATTTTTTAACATTGGTAGAGGCCGCCGAAATTGTAAAGAAATTAGAATGCAGTTCATGCTGTAGCATGTAAAGCTTTTCATTCAAAACTTTGACCAACTCTAGCCTACACCAAAATTAGTAGAGTTAACAGTCTTGCAGTTTAAAGTATATTTTGTTCTGCTGCCATAGATGGTCTGAATTTTTGGTTGAAGTTTTCCATGTCCACATGTATAGCATGAACTACATCCATCGGAAGAAAAATCATAAATCTCAAAAACTTTGGGGTGCCTCTACTGACAACGTGTGCACACACACATTTTCATATAATCTTCATTCTTACTGATGACTATAATGAGATTCCTCATTGGGTTTATTGTGCCTGTAACTGTGGATATGTGTTCTTCACATCAGGTTCAGTCTTGCTTACCGCATTCTAATATCCTCTTCATGTTGCTAAACTAGGTACTACGCAAATCTTTTGCTGAAAGTGAGCTTCCAGCCCGGGAGGTGAAAGAGAGTCTCTCAACAGAATTGGGTATTTCTTTTGAAAAGGTGACTAATGTTGGATTGAATAAATTTCACAGCTGTGTATTACTCTTTACAGCTTACTGAGACATGCTTATTGACATGTGTATCTCATTCTGCTAGTCAATCACCTACACATGCTTATTGACATGCGTATCTCATTCTGCTAGTCAATCACCCTTTGACACTGACTGGGCCATACATCACATCTTCTTTAAAAAAGAAATATACTCTTTCGTCAGATTCATAGTATAGTTGGTCACTCTTTCGTCCCTTATAAAATATCATAAACGTAGCATATTTGAAGTAGAGAAGTATAACCTGAAAAAAGAGTCACTAACCAATGTCTGATCCATTTACAGATTGACAAGTGGTTCAAAAATACAAGGTGTGCTGCTCTCAGAGATCGGAAGGCATGCATTTCTATCTCATAATTATTCATACTCGTATTTTTGTTGAGTCTTTAACATGTGCTTGCATTCTCACGTGGTCTCCCGTGTTCAATTCTGGATATTGCTTACTTTTCTTATTTCCGTTTGCTATATTGCAAACATTCAGCTGTCACCTAAATGGAAAGTACTAAACagagattttatttttcaattttcGACCCTGAACTATGGCAACAGTTCAGGGTTGGTACTGTATAACTGTCTGAAATGCAACCAAACAGTCCACTCTTCCCTCTCAAGTAATTTTGACTTTGATGACGACCTCAATGCCATGTTGCTGCCATGCCATCAGATACCATTCTTTTTCTTTGTTTCAGCCAATTTTTTCTGTGAAAATTTTCTATTAAGATGATAGTTTCTTTAGATTGTTTTTTGGGTGTTTTTGACAGTGACATCCATGTCATCCAAAACTCCTTGTGAAACCAGCCAAAGTCGAAAAGTGGACTATTTCAGTAGTTTGAGGTTACAATTCAAACGGTTTTAGAGTTCAAGGTGGAAAAGTGAACTTCCAAGGGTGTTAGGCTTAAAAAGTTGACTttttgaaggtttcattccatacTTGAATCTTTGATTTCTATAACTGCACAAATGTCAAATTATCACTTTGGATGGATT
Above is a window of Triticum aestivum cultivar Chinese Spring chromosome 6B, IWGSC CS RefSeq v2.1, whole genome shotgun sequence DNA encoding:
- the LOC123136290 gene encoding pathogenesis-related homeodomain protein isoform X3, which produces MNNSDKKSVCSIPRRSSERRKQSSSELVSSAKRPTRHNTSSSYKPDHCSPPKRTVRTVRNVNLAKYIKNKYYRSPLSKRQSSNAATGKSATGPVRRRNRKRRRHNTDCDEATRMERRARYLLVKIKSEQNLIDAYSGDGWNGHSREKLKPEKELQRAKRQIIKCKIAIRDIIHQLDLYSSSGSMEDSVMPPDESVKSVNPDNTICSRCKSPESVPNNKFIFCEGACKMAYHEKCSEPPLDRSLPTGGPGWLCKFCLCKMKILEAVNAHLGTSLTVMCPSKDIFKEATKEVDSEDGLGEDWLSEYSGDEDYDPEENDFTSSSLDSGEESISDQSNCSGSPLYSPNDDIPGFISADFTDAEGFYHTNSNLGIDSGDDDVAEMLTYQRPKREVDYKRLNEEMFGKLTENEKQSEDEDWGTNNRRKKRRVHSAGVGVKSAEGLSDVKSNEKAQPQRRKLFRIPPEAVQVLRKSFAESELPAREVKESLSTELGISFEKIDKWFKNTRCAALRDRKAEGNSRVAGPSKRSRRSAGKSGSSVKIDSVDNSYLIPASEIISVPTHPQGIPERKPESTSRTVRRLVHDKGAPLCPPAEVKESTSPTTKPGLNPSHVADRIINTEHRAASREAPVAFSDDPFFDAILSYPTINTNDRAVSREDPVAFSDDPFLDVMLANRDIYTEERGVSHEDVKRPSGDQPFLDVIQNVCGLEHRLQRLKGDMLSSGAAPGGTGTAERDLQNQLVVLVPTAELKDKSQPSI
- the LOC123136290 gene encoding pathogenesis-related homeodomain protein isoform X2 is translated as MNNSDKKSVCSIPRRSSERRKQSSSELVSSAKRPTRHNTSSSYKPDHCSPPKRTVRTVRNVNLAKYIKNKYYRSPLSKRQSSNAATGKSATGPVRRRNRKRRRHNTDCDEATRMERRARYLLVKIKSEQNLIDAYSGDGWNGHSREKLKPEKELQRAKRQIIKCKIAIRDIIHQLDLYSSSGSMEDSVMPPDESVKSVNPDNTICSRCKSPESVPNNKFIFCEGACKMAYHEKCSEPPLDRSLPTGGPGWLCKFCLCKMKILEAVNAHLGTSLTVMCPSKDIFKEATKEVDSEDGLGEDWLSEYSGDEDYDPEENDFTSSSLDSGEESISDQSNCSGSPLYSPNDDIPGFISADFTDAEGFYHTNSNLGIDSGDDDVAEMLTYQRPKREVGALTAFHPSQEMFGKLTENEKQSEDEDWGTNNRRKKRRVHSAGVGVKSAEGLSDVKSNEKAQPQRRKLFRIPPEAVQVLRKSFAESELPAREVKESLSTELGISFEKIDKWFKNTRCAALRDRKAEGNSRVAGPSKRSRRSAGKSGSSVKIDSVDNSYLIPASEIISVPTHPQGIPERKPESTSRTVRRLVHDKGAPLCPPAEVKESTSPTTKPGLNPSHVADRIINTEHRAASREAPVAFSDDPFFDAILSYPTINTNDRAVSREDPVAFSDDPFLDVMLANRDIYTEERGVSHEDVKRPSGDQPFLDVIQNVCGLEHRLQRLKGDMLSSGAAPGGTGTAERDLQNQLVVLVPTAELKDKSQPSI
- the LOC123136290 gene encoding pathogenesis-related homeodomain protein isoform X1: MNNSDKKSVCSIPRRSSERRKQSSSELVSSAKRPTRHNTSSSYKPDHCSPPKRTVRTVRNVNLAKYIKNKYYRSPLSKRQSSNAATGKSATGPVRRRNRKRRRHNTDCDEATRMERRARYLLVKIKSEQNLIDAYSGDGWNGHSREKLKPEKELQRAKRQIIKCKIAIRDIIHQLDLYSSSGSMEDSVMPPDESVKSVNPDNTICSRCKSPESVPNNKFIFCEGACKMAYHEKCSEPPLDRSLPTGGPGWLCKFCLCKMKILEAVNAHLGTSLTVMCPSKDIFKEATKEVDSEDGLGEDWLSEYSGDEDYDPEENDFTSSSLDSGEESISDQSNCSGSPLYSPNDDIPGFISADFTDAEGFYHTNSNLGIDSGDDDVAEMLTYQRPKREVDYKRLNEVGALTAFHPSQEMFGKLTENEKQSEDEDWGTNNRRKKRRVHSAGVGVKSAEGLSDVKSNEKAQPQRRKLFRIPPEAVQVLRKSFAESELPAREVKESLSTELGISFEKIDKWFKNTRCAALRDRKAEGNSRVAGPSKRSRRSAGKSGSSVKIDSVDNSYLIPASEIISVPTHPQGIPERKPESTSRTVRRLVHDKGAPLCPPAEVKESTSPTTKPGLNPSHVADRIINTEHRAASREAPVAFSDDPFFDAILSYPTINTNDRAVSREDPVAFSDDPFLDVMLANRDIYTEERGVSHEDVKRPSGDQPFLDVIQNVCGLEHRLQRLKGDMLSSGAAPGGTGTAERDLQNQLVVLVPTAELKDKSQPSI
- the LOC123136290 gene encoding pathogenesis-related homeodomain protein isoform X4; this encodes MNNSDKKSVCSIPRRSSERRKQSSSELVSSAKRPTRHNTSSSYKPDHCSPPKRTVRTVRNVNLAKYIKNKYYRSPLSKRQSSNAATGKSATGPVRRRNRKRRRHNTDCDEATRMERRARYLLVKIKSEQNLIDAYSGDGWNGHSREKLKPEKELQRAKRQIIKCKIAIRDIIHQLDLYSSSGSMEDSVMPPDESVKSVNPDNTICSRCKSPESVPNNKFIFCEGACKMAYHEKCSEPPLDRSLPTGGPGWLCKFCLCKMKILEAVNAHLGTSLTVMCPSKDIFKEATKEVDSEDGLGEDWLSEYSGDEDYDPEENDFTSSSLDSGEESISDQSNCSGSPLYSPNDDIPGFISADFTDAEGFYHTNSNLGIDSGDDDVAEMLTYQRPKREEMFGKLTENEKQSEDEDWGTNNRRKKRRVHSAGVGVKSAEGLSDVKSNEKAQPQRRKLFRIPPEAVQVLRKSFAESELPAREVKESLSTELGISFEKIDKWFKNTRCAALRDRKAEGNSRVAGPSKRSRRSAGKSGSSVKIDSVDNSYLIPASEIISVPTHPQGIPERKPESTSRTVRRLVHDKGAPLCPPAEVKESTSPTTKPGLNPSHVADRIINTEHRAASREAPVAFSDDPFFDAILSYPTINTNDRAVSREDPVAFSDDPFLDVMLANRDIYTEERGVSHEDVKRPSGDQPFLDVIQNVCGLEHRLQRLKGDMLSSGAAPGGTGTAERDLQNQLVVLVPTAELKDKSQPSI